The genomic stretch TCTCCTCCTTCTTTTTACAGTTCATCAGATGATTTTAATACACAAGCTCAAAACACTTTTGACAGATTTGGTGACACGGTTGATTCTTCTATGAAATGGGCTGTAGCAGAATCTATAGGTATGTATGAACATCAATATAACTACTACTACTCCTTTTCATCTAtgctttaaatatgtttttgggaTATATTTGGATACCTTATTGGAACAGTTACTTTATCAaatacttcaattaacttattagCTATAGTCATCTGTTATCAGCTACAAGTCATCAGTTCTATGTTATCAGATATGTGTATGTCAACAACTATAAGCTATCAATTAGTTTATCAACGATTTTTACATAAGAGAGACTTAtagaaacaacttatgacatgttTATAAGCGATCTTTAACTTTTTTTCCGAAAATTCGCAAAAtagtttatgaaaaaaaattaatgtagAATTATGCTCTACTTTCATTTTGCAGTATATGGAATTGTGGTCATAACCGCTGTTATAGCAATAGTATATGCAATTATTGAGTGCTTGAAGAAAGCAGGAACAGCAATTCCTGCATACACTCAGATTTCAACAACAGAAAAGGATAATCAAATATTCTCAAACTCTTCAATTCCTTCAACCGGTAAAATCGAAGTGGTTATACCACAAGAGTCATCAAGAGCTGAATTTCCAACCATGGAAAGATTCTTAAGCAACATCAACCGAGAAAAACCAATCAGATTCACACCAGATAGCCTCGACGAAATCACCAAAAGCTACTCAACCATACTAGGTTCTGGCGCATTCGGCTTTGTCTTCAAAGGAGAGTTATCGAGCGGAGAAAACGTTGCTGTCAAAGTTCTCAACTGTTTGGATATGGGAATGGAAGAGCAATTCAAAGCCGAAGTTAGCACGATCGGAAGAACTTACCATAACAATCTAGTCAAACTTTATGGATTTTGTTTTCATCATGACACTAGAGCACTTGTTTATGAATGCGTTGAAAATGGTTCGCTAGATAAGTACTTGTTTGGAAGCACGAATCGCGATGTTGAGCTTCAAAAGCTTCACGAGATTGCTATTGGAACGGCTAAAGGAATCGCGTATTTACACGAGGAATGTCAGCATAGGATAATACATTATGATATCAAACCAGAAAATGTTCTTCTTGATATGAAATTAATACCGAAGATAGCTGATTTCGGGTTAGCGAAGTTAAGAAATAGAGAAAGTAACAACACTGATATAAATACTCACTTTAGAGGGACAAGGGGTTACGCTGCACCGGAGTTATGGAAGGCTTATCCAGTGACGTATAAGTGTGATGTTTATAGTTTTGGTATTCTTCTGTTTGAAATTGTGGGGAGGAGAAGGCATTTTGATTCGAGCTATAGTGAATCGCAGCAATGGTTTCCGAAATGGGCTTGGGAAATGTTTGAGAATAATGAGTTGGTTGTTATGCTCGCGTTTTGTGGAGTTGAAGAGAAGGATAATGAGAGAGCTGAGAGAATGTTGAAGGTTGCTCTATGGTGTGTTCAGTATTCGCCGAATGATAGGCCTCTGATGAGTACTGTGGTGAAGATGTTAGAAGGTGAGATAGAAATTTTGCCTCCTCCGTTTCCGTTTCATAATCTTGTTCCTGGTAAACAAAATTTGAGATCGGAGGGAAGTGTTGCGGATTCGGATACTACTGCATCGTCCTGGAATACAGAATCTGTTAGGGAATGTTTCGGAATAAAACACAATGCATTTGAGATCGAAAATGCTGCATAGTGAATGTTTGAAATCACGGTGACTTTACAGAAATCATGTAGCAATAGCACCATGTTTTTATAGAAGCTCAAAAGTATAGTTTTTGGTCTAATCACAGTGGAACACTAGCCAGACTCAACACAAACATGCACTTAAATGTATCATAGCAGTACAGAGAAAAAAAACTTGTGCTATGAAACTATCATATTTAAGGGTGGTTTTGATACTTCAACATGCTATTTTTGGCAATTCTACCAAGTATTCCATGTTGGagtttttgtttcaaatttttaTACAACAGTTGTATTAGTTTGTATAAATGTATATTGACTTTGTTTATTACATGTATATAGTAGATATATAGAATCCAACCCTGAAAATACAGGAATATCAAAACTCTGAGGGAATTATTTACCATATATActcctgtgagatattggatcgaactctagtatggccgaagggtagcttcttggttcgacagggttaagcatgatgtcgaaggttgttcacatgcttgtgtcgaagatgctagggttgttagcatgttaaattaggttttagtgtttaaaccctaatttgttaagttagcttgtttattaagttggcttgtgtaatgggccttgtggaaaaagcccattagttagtatgttaggttttattataaatagcatactagtctctcatcattgctaagctgcaaatcctaatttagggtgagagaggttatttgttattcttgtaaacttgtaatcttgttttaagagaaagtaaaagaatagcagttataaccaattcttgtgttcttattctcttccctaattccctattatactttgttattggtatcgtttttcacaacaaattggtgcggtgagcgtggagaagatgccgtcaacaaagtatgagattgaaaagttcaccggagtgaatgatttcggtctgtggcgcttgaagatgaaagccctactggttcagcagggttgtttggaagcgttgaagggagaggcagccatgaatgctgcattaacggcagcggagaagacgactatgattgagaaggcacacagcgcaattttgttgagccttggtgataaggttctcaggcaggtatcaaaggagacgacggcatcagggttatgggtgaaacttgaaagtttgtacatgaccaaatcgctggtaaatcgactctacctgaagcaagctttgtattcattcaagatgattgaagacaaagtattggctgagcagttggatatgttcaacaagctgattcttgatcttgaaaatattgatgtgaaaatcgatgatgaagatcaagcgctgttactattgtgttctttgcctcgatcacatgctcacttcaaagaaactctcttgtatggaagggagtccctgacgtttgaagaagttcaatcagccttgtactctaaggacttgaatgaa from Vicia villosa cultivar HV-30 ecotype Madison, WI linkage group LG4, Vvil1.0, whole genome shotgun sequence encodes the following:
- the LOC131595119 gene encoding PR5-like receptor kinase, which gives rise to MSNFHYQFPNSPPSFYSSSDDFNTQAQNTFDRFGDTVDSSMKWAVAESIVYGIVVITAVIAIVYAIIECLKKAGTAIPAYTQISTTEKDNQIFSNSSIPSTGKIEVVIPQESSRAEFPTMERFLSNINREKPIRFTPDSLDEITKSYSTILGSGAFGFVFKGELSSGENVAVKVLNCLDMGMEEQFKAEVSTIGRTYHNNLVKLYGFCFHHDTRALVYECVENGSLDKYLFGSTNRDVELQKLHEIAIGTAKGIAYLHEECQHRIIHYDIKPENVLLDMKLIPKIADFGLAKLRNRESNNTDINTHFRGTRGYAAPELWKAYPVTYKCDVYSFGILLFEIVGRRRHFDSSYSESQQWFPKWAWEMFENNELVVMLAFCGVEEKDNERAERMLKVALWCVQYSPNDRPLMSTVVKMLEGEIEILPPPFPFHNLVPGKQNLRSEGSVADSDTTASSWNTESVRECFGIKHNAFEIENAA